One stretch of Desulfonatronospira thiodismutans ASO3-1 DNA includes these proteins:
- the tnpB gene encoding IS66 family insertion sequence element accessory protein TnpB (TnpB, as the term is used for proteins encoded by IS66 family insertion elements, is considered an accessory protein, since TnpC, encoded by a neighboring gene, is a DDE family transposase.), translating to MIAVSQAKVYLVTGHTDMRKAIDGLSIMVQAQLEHDPFSGHLFVFCNRQRTIIKILYWDTNGFCLWQKRLEKQSFKWPASKQEVMELDARQLVWLLDGLDPVQVRGHKELKFSTLF from the coding sequence GTGATCGCGGTAAGTCAGGCCAAGGTGTATCTGGTCACCGGACATACCGACATGCGCAAGGCCATAGACGGGTTGTCCATCATGGTCCAGGCTCAGCTGGAGCATGACCCCTTTTCCGGTCATCTGTTTGTCTTCTGCAACAGGCAGCGAACCATCATCAAGATCCTGTACTGGGACACAAACGGTTTTTGCCTGTGGCAAAAGCGCCTGGAGAAGCAAAGCTTCAAGTGGCCTGCATCAAAGCAGGAAGTTATGGAGCTTGATGCGAGGCAGCTTGTTTGGCTTTTAGACGGTCTGGACCCTGTGCAGGTCAGGGGGCACAAAGAGTTAAAATTTTCCACATTATTTTAG
- a CDS encoding SapC family protein codes for MPNWIALSPSQHANKHYLPRQGYSFAADQQAVPILLAELSKLLPHYPLAFIQQENTYQPVALTGLGGGQNLYVNHDGKWLATYVPAFLRSHPFRLLTAENKQQVLCIQEDHLVDDSQGQPLFDQEGNLTKPVQDTLNFLNECEKNRRVTLAACAALDNGLGLWVCLGLGSDLIKSLS; via the coding sequence ATGCCCAACTGGATCGCACTTTCCCCCTCTCAACATGCAAATAAGCACTACCTTCCCCGCCAGGGCTACTCCTTTGCCGCAGACCAGCAGGCAGTCCCCATCCTCCTCGCAGAATTGTCCAAACTGCTCCCCCACTACCCTCTGGCCTTCATCCAGCAGGAAAACACATACCAGCCAGTAGCCCTGACCGGCCTGGGAGGCGGCCAGAACCTGTATGTAAACCATGACGGCAAATGGCTGGCTACCTATGTCCCAGCCTTCCTACGTTCCCATCCTTTCCGCCTGCTCACTGCTGAGAACAAGCAGCAGGTGCTGTGCATTCAGGAGGACCACCTTGTGGACGATTCCCAGGGACAGCCGCTGTTTGATCAGGAAGGCAATCTGACCAAACCTGTGCAGGACACATTGAATTTCCTCAATGAGTGCGAGAAGAACAGGCGAGTTACCCTGGCTGCCTGTGCTGCCCTGGATAATGGCTTGGGTTTGTGGGTTTGTCTGGGTTTGGGGTCGGACCTAATCAAGTCATTGAGTTGA
- a CDS encoding site-specific integrase, with protein sequence MVMPNQPRKGTSTKVEPIRRLEDIRAIKNLLQNEPRNLLLFTMGINNGLRIGDLLQLKVRDIQNLKVGDVHRVIEQKTGKENILLINKSTHKALRNYLEYKPGPDEYLFRSQRDKSSPITVSYANQVIKKWCKQINLTGNYGTHTLRKTFGYIQRVHYGVGFEILCKRFNHSSPTTTMRYLGIENKEVNNILMNDI encoded by the coding sequence ATGGTCATGCCGAATCAACCCAGAAAGGGAACCAGCACCAAGGTGGAACCAATCAGGAGACTTGAGGACATAAGGGCCATAAAAAACCTGTTGCAAAACGAACCAAGAAACCTCCTTTTATTTACCATGGGCATCAATAATGGGCTAAGGATCGGTGACCTGCTGCAATTAAAAGTCAGGGATATTCAAAACCTAAAAGTTGGAGACGTTCACCGCGTAATTGAACAAAAGACAGGGAAGGAAAACATTTTACTGATCAACAAGAGCACCCATAAGGCCTTACGAAATTACTTAGAGTATAAGCCGGGCCCGGATGAATACCTTTTCCGCAGCCAGAGAGATAAGTCAAGTCCCATAACAGTCAGCTATGCCAACCAGGTTATCAAGAAGTGGTGCAAACAAATTAATTTGACAGGGAATTATGGAACACATACTCTCAGAAAAACATTTGGTTATATCCAGCGGGTCCATTACGGGGTTGGATTTGAAATCTTGTGCAAGAGATTTAATCACTCCTCTCCGACAACTACCATGCGCTACCTGGGCATCGAGAATAAAGAGGTCAACAACATCCTGATGAACGACATATAA
- a CDS encoding NYN domain-containing protein has translation MPTKKITYLVDGFNLYHSVRKAGKQLKASTKWLDLKSLCISMIHNFKPKADKLELENIYYFSAYAYHLNDPDMVQRHKSLVACLEDTGVKVEINRFKYKAIDCPFCNKTIPKYEEKETDVSIALKLQEIFIKDECDVAILVSGDTDLAPAVRLAIKLFPAKHTFFAFPAFRKNNELAKLCSGSITIKPKQYSKHQLPNPYILQNSSKIFKPASW, from the coding sequence ATGCCCACCAAGAAAATCACATACCTTGTGGACGGCTTTAATTTGTATCATTCCGTCCGAAAAGCAGGCAAGCAACTTAAGGCATCTACCAAGTGGCTTGACCTGAAAAGCCTTTGTATCTCAATGATCCACAATTTCAAACCGAAAGCTGACAAGCTTGAACTGGAAAATATCTACTATTTTTCAGCTTATGCTTATCATTTAAATGACCCGGACATGGTGCAGCGGCATAAGTCATTAGTGGCTTGTCTTGAAGATACCGGAGTCAAGGTGGAAATAAATAGGTTCAAGTATAAGGCAATTGACTGTCCATTCTGCAATAAGACTATTCCCAAATACGAAGAAAAGGAAACTGATGTTTCAATTGCCTTGAAATTACAGGAAATATTTATCAAAGATGAATGCGATGTAGCCATCTTGGTCAGTGGCGACACGGATCTGGCCCCTGCTGTTCGTTTGGCAATAAAACTATTTCCGGCAAAGCACACTTTTTTCGCCTTCCCCGCTTTTCGCAAAAACAATGAACTGGCCAAGCTTTGTTCTGGGTCAATAACCATCAAGCCAAAACAGTATTCGAAACATCAATTGCCCAACCCATATATCTTGCAGAACTCTTCAAAGATTTTTAAGCCCGCCTCCTGGTGA
- a CDS encoding Rpn family recombination-promoting nuclease/putative transposase codes for MSTTNIHDSTIKYFLSDRLNAISLLKSMLPEKIVKQLNFNKIYYEKDSYLPKSLQGYYSDLVVSVPTKCGLYVAKVFFLLEHKSTFKKNTPLQFLRYILEFWEQYQKNTGETRLPVIIPILIAHPEEGWKPTKVSDLVDLPSDDFKIFVPDFNFLLYDAVNDDPEDYDFDETLKALFTLWRYSGSPEFMQGVQKAFQLIKKVDPKARLLDFVQMILHYLEVTRDEKEYIDIKKIAETEIDEGEEYMGTIAEMFRREGDERTEQRFLQEKPIWEKQSELKATQETLIDVAGDFHGPLPNSLQDKIKSIDSIDSLRTLTRKFYKTQSLEEFTELVNRAAQ; via the coding sequence ATGAGCACGACAAATATTCACGACAGCACCATCAAGTACTTTTTGTCGGACCGGCTGAATGCCATCAGCTTATTAAAATCCATGCTTCCTGAAAAAATCGTGAAGCAGCTTAATTTTAATAAGATTTATTACGAGAAGGACTCATATCTGCCCAAGAGCCTGCAGGGTTACTATTCCGACCTGGTTGTCAGCGTGCCGACCAAGTGCGGCTTATATGTAGCCAAGGTATTTTTTCTCCTGGAGCACAAGAGCACCTTCAAGAAGAATACCCCGCTGCAGTTTCTGAGGTATATTCTTGAGTTCTGGGAGCAATACCAGAAAAATACCGGTGAAACCAGATTGCCGGTTATTATCCCGATATTGATAGCTCATCCAGAGGAGGGCTGGAAGCCCACCAAGGTGTCAGACCTGGTAGACCTGCCCTCTGATGATTTCAAAATTTTCGTTCCTGATTTTAACTTTTTGTTGTATGATGCGGTAAATGATGACCCGGAAGACTACGATTTTGATGAAACCTTAAAAGCTCTTTTTACCCTCTGGCGGTATTCCGGGTCTCCAGAATTCATGCAAGGGGTCCAAAAAGCCTTTCAATTGATAAAGAAGGTTGATCCCAAGGCGCGCTTACTTGATTTTGTGCAAATGATTTTGCACTACCTGGAGGTAACCAGGGACGAAAAGGAATATATTGATATAAAAAAGATTGCCGAAACCGAGATAGACGAAGGGGAGGAATATATGGGAACCATAGCTGAAATGTTTAGAAGAGAAGGGGATGAGAGGACGGAACAGAGGTTTTTACAAGAAAAACCTATATGGGAGAAGCAAAGTGAACTTAAAGCAACCCAAGAAACCCTTATAGATGTAGCTGGAGACTTCCATGGCCCTTTACCGAATTCTCTCCAGGATAAAATCAAATCTATAGACTCCATCGATAGCCTGCGGACCTTAACCAGGAAGTTTTACAAAACCCAGTCCCTGGAAGAATTCACCGAGCTCGTAAATCGGGCAGCACAATAA
- the tnpA gene encoding IS66 family insertion sequence element accessory protein TnpA produces the protein MQTKSQKYTPEERAGFWSAHINKWRQGSLTKAEYCRRAELSKHAFYYWCKKLGHTNSRKTQEENAIVPVPLKVVQEKTHTPLRLMVNSYQVDIPGDFQQEVLAKLVRTLEEIT, from the coding sequence ATGCAAACCAAGTCACAGAAGTACACGCCTGAGGAGCGGGCCGGATTCTGGTCCGCGCATATCAACAAGTGGAGGCAGGGCAGCCTGACCAAGGCCGAATACTGCCGCAGGGCAGAACTGTCCAAGCATGCCTTCTATTACTGGTGCAAAAAGCTTGGGCACACCAATTCCAGGAAAACCCAGGAGGAAAATGCCATCGTGCCGGTGCCCCTGAAGGTTGTCCAGGAGAAAACCCATACGCCTCTGCGCCTGATGGTCAATAGTTACCAAGTGGATATCCCGGGTGATTTCCAGCAGGAAGTACTGGCCAAGCTTGTCCGTACTCTGGAGGAGATCACGTGA
- a CDS encoding integrase core domain-containing protein translates to MYILNIIHHGSRRLIWAAATYNPSSQWIAQQIREAFPYDSAPDIMLMDRDQLFLPLVHYTLPHMGIQVKRIDYKCPWQNGVVERFILTLRIDLLDMIVPLNETHMNRLLDKYMYFYNNVRPHMYNQDYPPAVQAPINADYQSQDNSCKKIEAVPWVGGFHHSYRWAA, encoded by the coding sequence ATGTACATCTTAAATATCATTCATCACGGCAGCAGACGACTCATCTGGGCCGCAGCAACGTACAATCCATCATCCCAGTGGATAGCCCAACAAATACGAGAAGCATTTCCGTATGACTCGGCTCCGGATATCATGCTCATGGACCGTGATCAGCTCTTTTTGCCTCTGGTGCACTATACCCTGCCCCACATGGGAATCCAGGTGAAGCGGATCGATTACAAATGCCCATGGCAAAACGGCGTTGTGGAACGGTTCATTCTGACCTTACGGATTGATCTTCTGGACATGATTGTGCCCTTAAATGAGACCCACATGAACAGGCTTCTTGATAAGTACATGTATTTTTACAACAATGTTCGACCGCACATGTATAATCAAGACTATCCTCCAGCAGTCCAGGCTCCCATAAACGCTGATTATCAATCTCAGGATAATAGCTGCAAGAAGATTGAAGCAGTGCCCTGGGTAGGCGGCTTCCACCACAGCTACCGCTGGGCTGCTTAA
- a CDS encoding Rpn family recombination-promoting nuclease/putative transposase — MSTKRNQAPHEGLFLKIFQNLDNARHFLKKHMSEELQKRFDLDTLRLEPTTYVDEKLKKHYSDLVFSVRLVGYKNQFAKIYLLFEHKSSPDPLTGVQVLKYMALQWLDLQEQHMLVDGKLPPIIPIVIYQGQEDDRNMCSSFHYLVEMPSESFKVYIPDFSFAFFNVRGMDEAKVQEKILLKFYVEIIKYQNDPSVKEIPPRLVRGLIESLGHRTALEYIDIFFRYLVKSTGYLTQEDYKKALELLPEGGETIMETLADQWKQQGREEAREAILLEKPIWEERAEIKATQEILIDVAGDCHGPLPNSLQNKIKSINSIDNLRTLTRKVYKTQSLDEFTELVNRAAQN, encoded by the coding sequence ATGTCGACTAAAAGAAACCAAGCTCCACACGAAGGACTGTTCCTGAAGATCTTCCAGAATCTGGATAATGCCAGGCACTTCCTGAAAAAACATATGTCTGAAGAACTCCAGAAGCGCTTTGACCTGGATACTCTTCGACTGGAGCCTACAACTTATGTAGATGAGAAGCTCAAGAAGCACTATTCAGACCTGGTTTTCAGCGTACGATTGGTTGGTTATAAAAACCAGTTCGCCAAGATTTACCTGCTCTTTGAGCACAAGAGTTCTCCTGACCCTCTGACTGGGGTGCAGGTACTCAAATACATGGCTCTACAATGGCTGGATCTCCAGGAACAGCACATGCTTGTGGATGGTAAGCTGCCTCCGATTATTCCCATAGTCATCTACCAGGGCCAGGAGGACGACAGAAATATGTGCTCATCTTTTCATTACTTGGTGGAAATGCCTTCTGAGTCCTTCAAGGTCTATATCCCGGACTTTTCCTTTGCCTTTTTCAATGTTCGTGGTATGGATGAGGCCAAGGTTCAGGAAAAGATCCTGCTCAAGTTTTATGTAGAGATAATAAAATATCAGAACGACCCCAGTGTAAAGGAAATTCCTCCAAGGCTGGTACGGGGTCTGATTGAGTCCTTGGGTCACAGAACCGCCTTGGAGTACATAGATATTTTCTTTAGATATCTTGTAAAAAGCACTGGGTATCTGACCCAGGAAGATTATAAAAAGGCTCTGGAACTACTTCCAGAAGGAGGTGAGACTATAATGGAAACTTTAGCTGATCAGTGGAAACAGCAGGGTAGGGAAGAGGCAAGGGAAGCAATATTACTTGAGAAACCTATATGGGAAGAGCGGGCAGAGATTAAGGCTACTCAAGAAATCCTTATAGATGTGGCTGGAGACTGTCACGGCCCTTTACCGAATTCTCTCCAGAATAAAATCAAATCTATAAACTCTATTGATAACCTGCGGACCTTAACTAGAAAGGTCTATAAAACCCAGTCCCTTGATGAGTTTACAGAACTCGTAAACCGAGCAGCACAAAATTAA
- the tnpC gene encoding IS66 family transposase, with product MDINNLPDDKDALKDIVADYHQQLIYLQEKLNFLQKAIYGSKSDKKPKCGSKETWPMMPGLVEMETEVETPQEKTITIPEHSRKKRGRKPIPKDLPRKDIIHDLSGEEKICPCGVELSPIGQEVSEKLDYIPARLIVNRYIRLKYACKNCEGAEDDQGAVKIAPMPEQLIPQGIVTPGLMAHIITAKFVDGLPFYRQCKQLLRLGIDISRSTMVSWAMHAARVCEPFLDLFKKEIMLGFQVGIDETPVQVLDEPGRSNTSKSYMWVFLGGHPENPTVLYDYHPTRSGLALDFLQDYQGYIQSDGYAVYNDLGDKPGIFHVGCLAHVRRKFMDVVKLSKKQKHKGGTAQEILNLIAKLYILEQSFETRKLKPDRIQEERQEKSIPILNQIKTLLDERSKTTPDKSKLGTAINYALNQWDRVVRYTLDGRLRPDNNLVENAIRPFALGRKNWLFAGHPNGAKAGAMYFSLVETAKKNGLEPYAYLRHLFENLPLAKTEQDLKALMPQYIDPEVLPSPTAC from the coding sequence ATGGACATCAACAACTTGCCAGATGATAAGGATGCGCTCAAAGATATCGTTGCTGACTACCACCAGCAACTTATCTACCTGCAGGAGAAACTGAACTTCCTGCAAAAAGCCATCTATGGGTCCAAATCCGATAAAAAACCCAAATGCGGCTCCAAAGAGACCTGGCCCATGATGCCTGGCCTTGTTGAGATGGAAACCGAGGTGGAAACGCCCCAGGAAAAAACCATCACCATACCTGAACATTCCCGTAAGAAACGTGGCCGCAAGCCCATCCCCAAGGATCTTCCCAGAAAGGATATAATCCATGACCTCTCTGGGGAGGAAAAGATATGCCCCTGCGGAGTCGAGCTAAGCCCGATAGGTCAGGAAGTAAGCGAAAAACTGGATTATATCCCTGCCAGGCTGATTGTTAATCGCTACATCCGTCTCAAATACGCCTGCAAAAACTGCGAGGGAGCCGAAGATGATCAGGGTGCAGTCAAAATAGCTCCCATGCCGGAACAGCTGATCCCCCAGGGCATAGTGACTCCAGGTCTTATGGCTCATATCATCACAGCCAAGTTTGTGGACGGCCTACCCTTTTATCGCCAGTGCAAGCAGCTTTTAAGGCTGGGCATTGATATCTCCCGTTCCACCATGGTCTCCTGGGCCATGCATGCGGCCAGGGTCTGCGAGCCTTTCCTGGATCTGTTCAAAAAGGAGATCATGCTCGGATTCCAGGTGGGCATAGACGAGACCCCGGTACAGGTACTTGATGAACCGGGCCGGTCCAACACTTCCAAGTCATATATGTGGGTTTTCCTTGGCGGCCATCCTGAAAATCCCACTGTCCTTTATGATTATCATCCCACGCGAAGCGGTCTGGCCCTGGATTTCCTCCAGGACTATCAAGGTTATATTCAAAGTGACGGCTATGCAGTCTACAACGACCTGGGCGACAAGCCGGGCATATTCCATGTAGGATGCCTGGCCCATGTCCGGCGCAAGTTTATGGATGTGGTCAAACTCTCCAAGAAACAAAAGCACAAGGGCGGAACCGCCCAGGAAATCCTGAACCTTATCGCCAAGCTATATATCCTGGAACAGTCCTTTGAAACCAGAAAGCTAAAGCCCGACCGGATACAGGAAGAACGTCAGGAAAAAAGTATACCCATACTAAACCAGATAAAAACTCTGCTGGACGAAAGAAGTAAAACCACCCCGGACAAAAGCAAACTGGGCACGGCCATAAATTATGCCCTGAACCAGTGGGACAGAGTGGTGCGCTATACACTGGATGGCCGGCTGCGGCCTGACAATAATCTGGTGGAAAACGCCATCAGACCCTTCGCCCTGGGACGCAAGAACTGGCTTTTTGCCGGACATCCCAATGGAGCCAAGGCAGGCGCTATGTACTTCTCCCTGGTGGAGACAGCCAAAAAGAACGGCCTGGAGCCTTACGCATACTTACGCCACCTGTTTGAAAACTTGCCCCTGGCCAAGACCGAGCAGGATCTGAAGGCCCTTATGCCTCAGTACATAGATCCGGAAGTCCTGCCTTCCCCCACTGCCTGCTGA
- a CDS encoding transposase, which translates to MPRANRYFLPDHVWHITHRCHKKEFLLKFAKDRSTWIKWLFEAKKRYGLQVLNYTVTSNHIHLLVHGHEDKDVIPRSLQLVAGRTGQEYNQRKKRKGAFWEDRYHATAVDVDEHLVRCLVYIDMNMVRARVVKHPKEWSHGGYPEIVKPQQRYRIISRDLLKRLLDIDDDLSKVYSGWVQAAVDERTPRQPGWTESVAVGCKVFVEKIKELLGGKACGRRVHEVGKTGSYALKEPVSAYNDVFGGEMGLLRSENRLFWDIYPDI; encoded by the coding sequence ATGCCCAGAGCCAACAGATATTTTTTGCCTGATCATGTGTGGCATATAACCCATAGATGCCATAAAAAGGAATTCCTGCTGAAATTTGCCAAGGACCGATCAACTTGGATTAAATGGTTATTTGAAGCGAAAAAGAGATACGGGCTACAGGTATTGAACTATACGGTTACCTCGAATCATATTCACTTGCTGGTACACGGCCATGAAGACAAAGATGTTATACCCAGGTCCTTACAATTGGTGGCTGGCAGAACCGGCCAGGAATACAATCAAAGAAAAAAGCGGAAAGGTGCTTTCTGGGAAGACAGGTATCACGCTACAGCAGTGGATGTTGATGAGCACCTTGTTCGATGTCTGGTTTACATAGATATGAATATGGTCAGGGCCAGAGTGGTTAAGCATCCCAAAGAGTGGAGCCATGGGGGATACCCTGAAATAGTCAAGCCGCAGCAAAGATACCGGATTATCAGCAGGGATCTTTTGAAAAGACTGCTGGATATAGACGATGATTTATCCAAGGTATACTCTGGATGGGTCCAGGCAGCAGTAGATGAGCGTACTCCCAGGCAACCAGGCTGGACTGAAAGTGTTGCCGTGGGCTGTAAGGTTTTTGTAGAAAAGATCAAGGAATTGCTCGGCGGAAAAGCTTGCGGCCGCAGGGTTCATGAAGTAGGCAAGACCGGATCATATGCACTGAAAGAACCTGTATCGGCTTACAATGATGTTTTTGGGGGTGAAATGGGGCTTCTAAGGTCTGAAAACAGGCTGTTTTGGGACATTTATCCTGATATTTAA
- a CDS encoding Rpn family recombination-promoting nuclease/putative transposase, which translates to MSFEIPNPHNACFKDFFKDPEFVKAFIKYHIPEEICSLLDLDTLQVDLSGFVSEEHREYYADVMVTVQLKGHTENVNIYILLEHKSTPEFLTRLQILNYEVQKWMDLKRKGQLQGYLPVIIPVVIYHGKGRWNFSRKFSDLFDLPSEVLRPFVPEFKHMIHDISSMEDDEFKTTAILEIFHLLFKYIHYPELETKLQEIYDLLETIPDQDKVKQYLQAIVQYVAVQGPISLERLGEYTRRLPGGDEAMQTAAQQIRQEAYNEFIQEQEKMLVEREKHAKLEATQENLIDAATEQYGPLPGTLHEKIKSIQSLENLRALNRKVLRTQSLEEFTELVNRAAQN; encoded by the coding sequence ATGTCATTCGAAATACCCAATCCACATAATGCGTGCTTCAAAGATTTTTTCAAGGACCCGGAGTTTGTAAAGGCGTTCATCAAGTATCATATCCCTGAAGAAATCTGCTCTCTACTCGATCTGGATACCCTGCAGGTTGACTTGAGCGGGTTTGTATCCGAGGAGCACAGGGAGTATTATGCCGATGTAATGGTTACAGTGCAGCTCAAGGGACATACTGAAAATGTAAACATCTATATCCTGCTTGAGCACAAAAGCACTCCAGAGTTTCTGACCAGGCTTCAGATTCTGAACTACGAAGTTCAGAAGTGGATGGATCTAAAAAGAAAAGGTCAGCTTCAAGGGTACTTGCCTGTGATCATCCCGGTGGTTATATACCATGGAAAGGGCAGGTGGAATTTCAGCCGTAAGTTCTCAGACCTGTTCGACTTGCCATCCGAAGTGCTCAGGCCATTTGTACCGGAATTCAAGCACATGATCCATGACATCTCCTCCATGGAGGACGATGAGTTTAAGACGACCGCCATTTTGGAGATCTTTCACTTGCTCTTCAAATACATTCACTACCCTGAGCTTGAAACCAAGCTTCAGGAGATATATGATCTGTTGGAGACTATCCCGGACCAGGATAAGGTTAAGCAATATTTACAGGCAATTGTCCAGTATGTAGCCGTACAAGGCCCTATCAGCCTTGAAAGGCTTGGTGAGTACACGAGGCGATTGCCGGGAGGTGACGAAGCCATGCAGACAGCAGCACAGCAGATAAGGCAAGAGGCGTATAACGAGTTCATTCAGGAACAGGAAAAAATGCTTGTGGAAAGGGAGAAACACGCAAAGCTTGAAGCTACCCAAGAAAATCTCATAGATGCCGCCACCGAGCAATATGGCCCATTACCTGGTACGCTCCACGAGAAAATCAAATCCATTCAATCTCTGGAGAACTTAAGGGCTCTGAACAGAAAGGTGCTCAGAACCCAGTCCCTTGAAGAATTTACCGAACTCGTAAATAGAGCAGCACAGAATTAA
- a CDS encoding site-specific integrase: MANTNHPKKGSSITVEPIRSQEDIKSIKKLLSGNPRDYLLFTMGINNGLRIGDLLQLKVRDVQGVKPGDTIRVKEQKTGKPNVLVINKATHKALQTYLSQTLAEPEDFLFKSQKGNTPLTVSYANRLIKLWCKTINLRGNYGTHTLRKTFGYIQRVHYGVGYELLCKRFNHSSPAVTMRYLGIEDKEVNNILMHEI, translated from the coding sequence ATGGCAAACACAAATCACCCCAAAAAGGGGTCCAGCATCACAGTGGAACCGATTAGATCCCAGGAAGACATCAAGTCCATCAAGAAACTTTTATCGGGAAATCCCAGAGACTACCTTCTGTTCACCATGGGCATAAACAACGGGCTTAGGATCGGCGATCTTCTGCAACTTAAAGTCAGGGACGTGCAGGGTGTAAAACCAGGAGACACCATCCGGGTTAAGGAGCAGAAAACCGGCAAACCCAATGTCCTGGTCATCAACAAAGCCACGCACAAAGCCTTGCAGACGTATCTGTCCCAGACCTTGGCCGAACCGGAGGACTTCCTTTTCAAAAGCCAGAAAGGAAATACCCCCCTTACCGTCAGCTACGCCAACAGACTGATCAAATTATGGTGCAAAACTATTAATCTGCGTGGCAACTACGGCACCCATACTCTGCGCAAGACTTTCGGCTACATCCAGAGAGTGCATTACGGAGTGGGCTACGAGCTTCTGTGTAAGAGGTTCAATCACAGCAGCCCTGCGGTCACTATGCGGTATCTGGGAATAGAGGACAAGGAGGTGAACAATATTTTAATGCACGAAATATAA
- the tnpB gene encoding IS66 family insertion sequence element accessory protein TnpB (TnpB, as the term is used for proteins encoded by IS66 family insertion elements, is considered an accessory protein, since TnpC, encoded by a neighboring gene, is a DDE family transposase.) encodes MIQLTPQMRILVAVEPVDFRKGIDGLTKICRQRIKSDPFSGCVFVFCNKKKTAIKIITYDGQGFWLCQKRLSQGTFQWWPDKSQSGICPLAVHELQLLIWNGNPQNAQVAPQWRKILTEF; translated from the coding sequence ATGATTCAGCTCACTCCCCAGATGCGCATCCTTGTAGCTGTGGAGCCTGTTGATTTCAGAAAAGGGATCGACGGGCTGACAAAAATCTGCCGGCAGAGGATCAAATCAGATCCCTTTTCAGGCTGTGTCTTTGTCTTTTGCAACAAAAAGAAAACAGCCATCAAGATAATCACCTACGATGGTCAAGGCTTCTGGCTGTGCCAGAAGCGATTATCCCAAGGCACGTTTCAGTGGTGGCCTGATAAAAGCCAGAGCGGCATTTGTCCTCTGGCAGTCCATGAGCTGCAGCTTTTGATCTGGAACGGCAATCCTCAAAATGCGCAGGTTGCACCACAATGGAGAAAAATTCTCACGGAATTTTAA